TTAATTATagtatttaatgaatttattttgatttgatgatgatttatttcatttgcaggaaacataaacaaacaatAACGAAAGAATGTGGAATAATAGCTACATTTCTAAGGATCAGGGCACTCTGGCTGCTTGAGGATTTCAATACAACATGGATTGGCGTCGATCTTGCACACCTCACTCTCCGTCTCCACCTCGCTGAGATCGGTGAGGTCGCACTCGCAGGGGAAGCACTCCATCTCGCCGCCCTCCTCGCCCTCGGCCTCCTCACCCTCGCCGTACCAGCTGATCTTCTCCTCGCTGCGCATGCTTGGCACCGTGGAAAGCGAGCAGATGGACAGCTCCGAGTCGGAAATGGCCAGAGGAACTGGCTCCTGTGGCAGCAGCGCAAAGTCGTACACGGCGATCTCCTGGGCGAACCAGAGAGTGGGCGACATGGTTGATTCCATGCCCTGTTCGTCATCCAAAGGCTCCTCATCTTCCATCTCATCCTCGTTGCCGATTGCCTTGAAATTGTAGTTTGCAGGCAGGAAATAGCCCAGTAACAAATACCGGTTGTTAAAGCTGAACACGGCTGGTCCACTGGGGTACAATGAGTCCCAAATTCCGTGGAGTATTGTGCACTTGTCTTCGTTTCCGATGTACAGCTCAAAGGGACCCGTCCGCATGTTGCTGTTCCAGGTGGCCTTCATTCTCACGGACAAGCAACAGGCATCCGTGCCGCTATTAAAGCGATAGATTCCCACCCCATGCCGTTGACCCTTGAACCAGTCCCCTGAATAAGTGTCCCCATTCACATAGTTGTACCGCCCCTTGCCATGTTTCAAGTGCTTGCGCCAGTTGCCCTCGTACACGGATCCGTCCGGATAGATGAagatgccacgcccacagcgCTTGCCACAGCGGTACTGCCCGTAGTACCGTGATCCGTCCTTGAACACGTACAGCCCGATTCCGTGACGGCGACCCTTACGGTAGTTCCCATCGTACTGGTCGCCGTTGGGCAGGATGGCCCAACCTCTACCGTGTCTTTGACCTGCCGCATTACGACCGCCGATATacaactgagaaaaattttaatataaacgtataattaaattttgagtaACCCATTAAAAAGTTTGTTATATAGTACAAATTTGGAAGATCTAtctcgaaaataaaaagaatgaaaatagctttaaaacaaCTTCAAAATTTTAGGCAGCGAATTTCAATATGAAACGtaaatcgattttacattatttaagatcaattttagaTATGCGGACACtttaatatagaaaatatttttgattagctacattaaaataaacatatacataaattttgaaaacccAAAAATAGTTTATTATATAGTATAAATTTGGAAGATCTATCTCAagaaaaaaaagctttaaaacaaCTTTAAAATTGTAGGCAGCGAATTTCAAATACCATTACAACGATAGGTTGTGTTGGAAAATCTTCACCCAttatacccaaaaaaaaatcgatatgaaacgtagattgattttacataatttaagatcaattttagaTATGCgtatttcatataaaaacaatATGGGTTGCATGACCTGAAATTCACATGGCCTTATCAATTGTACGGgaacatgctttttttttttgtgtgtacccaTTTAAATACCACTTCCAACTTACGCCTATATTGGGTCCcaaatcctcctcctcctcgggcgCCGACAGATCCTCCTCCGACATTTCCGTTGTGGCCATGGTGATTTAGAGTTAATTCGCTTGGTTCTTTATTGACGAGTGAAATACAGAATTTTTCTTATGACTTACTTTTGGGAAATATTTTGTGTAggcattaaataaatgtattctgTTTGTATAGTTAGTTAACTTAGCCAAGGCTTACTACAATAAATATCAGAATAAATGAAGGATAAGATCCGGGGGCTACGTTTTCGCGTAAAAATAGTTAGCCAGGGGATAGCGAATGGTGAGCGCAATCAGTGTGCACAGCACCTGGAATCCCATCAGCATCTGCGTGACCACTCGTTCGTGGACGGGACCAAAAATGACCAGCACAAAGTTGATGAGGGTTAAATTGTTGGTCCTTACGATCCCATCCGCTTTGGTGTGCCAGCTAATAAGTCGCAGCTTGCGTAAAACTGTGACCATCAAACGGCCCGGAGTGTTGAGATCCTCCAAGCGGAACTCC
The genomic region above belongs to Drosophila takahashii strain IR98-3 E-12201 chromosome 2L, DtakHiC1v2, whole genome shotgun sequence and contains:
- the Rsph1 gene encoding radial spoke head 1 homolog, coding for MATTEMSEEDLSAPEEEEDLGPNIGLYIGGRNAAGQRHGRGWAILPNGDQYDGNYRKGRRHGIGLYVFKDGSRYYGQYRCGKRCGRGIFIYPDGSVYEGNWRKHLKHGKGRYNYVNGDTYSGDWFKGQRHGVGIYRFNSGTDACCLSVRMKATWNSNMRTGPFELYIGNEDKCTILHGIWDSLYPSGPAVFSFNNRYLLLGYFLPANYNFKAIGNEDEMEDEEPLDDEQGMESTMSPTLWFAQEIAVYDFALLPQEPVPLAISDSELSICSLSTVPSMRSEEKISWYGEGEEAEGEEGGEMECFPCECDLTDLSEVETESEVCKIDANPCCIEILKQPECPDP